The Chloroflexota bacterium genome includes the window GCACCGTCAAATGGTTCAACGCTGCGAAGGGCTACGGCTTCCTGGCTCAACCCGGCGGCGAAGACGTCTTCGTCCACTTCTCGGCGATCCAGTCCCAGGGTTATCGCACCCTTCAGGAAGGCCAGGCGGTCGAGTTCTCGATCACGACCGGCCCAAAGGGTTTGCAGGCCCAGAACGTTATTC containing:
- a CDS encoding cold shock domain-containing protein, whose amino-acid sequence is MSENRVTGTVKWFNAAKGYGFLAQPGGEDVFVHFSAIQSQGYRTLQEGQAVEFSITTGPKGLQAQNVIPQ